TGcaaatgtaaaacattttctttccaaataaGCAGTTTTCCATGCTCTCATCCTCCTCTGAGCTGATACAATCTATTTTTTCAAGTCATATCTACGACAGATTCCTGCTGGTGGTGTTCTTTGTTGTTTAATGGCATATTTCATCTCCCTGATGAGTGAAGTCATAGGGAAGCAGAAAATCTGAATTTAGAGTTGTGTTTAAATGTAGTGTAGGAGAGAGGAACAAAGTATGAAAGTGCACAGTTAATGACACTCTTAGTCTGAAATTCCTAAGCTGCAAAAATCAAAATGGCTCTGTGGATAAATTGAGCCCTTAAAACCAGTAATGTAACTATGAGAATTGATAACATAGAAAAGCTTTAAACTTGTGATTGTATGAAAATTAGATTGTCTATAGAAATCATTTTAAGACCTAAGTCTCTAGTAAAATAAATGATGATGGTTACTATGGTATCACTGCGATGTAGATTTCATATGTACTGAAACAGCAGGGGAATTAAGTTAATCTGAATGTCAAAAATCTTACTGAGTAATCCAGTCATTGACATGTTTACCTCAGAATTCTAATAGAATAAACTTACTAAGTGTGGTTAGGTAAAAGAACTGACTCTAGCTTATTGAAAATGATTCATGTGATACATCTAATTTGCATCTACTCCCCCTAACCCTTTATAATAGCAGATATAGACCATAGCAGTTTCATATCTCAGCATGCATTACAAGGTGATTGCTTGTATTAAAGACTTCCATATCAAGAATGATTCTTttgagaaaggacagtctcttcaataaatggtattggaaaaactggacagctacaggcaaaagaatgaaactagaccactatcttacaccatgcacaaaaattaactcaaaatgaattaaggaTTTGAATGTAAAACcttaaaccataaaattcctagaagaaaacacaagtagtaataagctctttgacattggtcttagcaatgttGTTTGTgaatctgactccaaaggcaaaggaaacaaaaggaaaaataaatgggactatattaaactaaaaacttctgcacGGTGAAGGAAACCATCTTCAAAacgaaaaggcagcctactgaatgggagaagatacttgcaaatcatatatccaacaagggattaatatctaaaatatataaagaactcatacaactcaacaacaaaaaaacaaacccaattaaatgggcagaggatctggatagacatttttgcaaagaagatatgcagatggtcaacaggcacatgaaaagataatcaacatcactaattattagggaaatgcaaattaaaaccacacacctgttagaatggctgttatcagaaagacaagaaatagcaagcattggagaggatgtggagaaaagagaaccctcatgcactgtttgtgggagtataaattggtacagtcagtatggaaaacactatggagattcctttaaaaattaagaatagacctaccatatgatccagctattccacttctgggcatttttctgaagaatacaaaaacacgAATTCAAAAAAGTATATGCATCCCtgtgttcactgcaacattatttacaatagccaagatgtggaagcaacctaagtgcccatcaacagatgaatggataaagatgatctggggcatgtgtgtgtacacTAGAATACAACTCAGGCATaaaaatgaaatcctgccatttgtgacaacatggatgaaccttgagggtattatgccaagtgaaacaagtcagagaaagaaaaatactgtgtgatttcactcaTGTGAAGtctacaaaaacagaacaaaatgaacaaaacaaaacaagaacaaactcatagatacagaaaacagattggtggttaccagaggggaagggggttgaGGGATTGGTGAAATGGCTGAAGGTCAATTGTATGGTGATGGATAGTAACTAGACTTTTGGTGATCACTTTGTGTAGGGTATACAGATGCTGAATTATGTTGTAGTCCTGAAACTTATATGTTATATACCAATTTTATCTCAAGGAAAGAAGGGTCTCTTAGCAGTTCTTTTCTGCTATCATGAAGGCTTAACTGTAAAACCCTATCTCTTATAATCATGTATCTGAAATGCCTTAAGAGCTGCCATCCTGATGATGCATTatcaaggaatatatatattcacaagaTGTGAATGTACATATTTACTCTGCTTCTGATATCGATTGTATTTAAGTGGAAATTCAACTTGTTTGTGAAGAATTTTCAGTTTGTGACATGGTATTTCAAAACAGGTCGAAactgcagagaaatgaaaatcgaGATATCAGCGAAGTCATTGCTCTGGGTGTGCCCAATCCTCGGACTTCCAATGAAGTTCAGTATGACCAAAGGCTCTTCAACCAATCCAAGGTACAAAGAGTCTAGAAATAGCATATATTAGCTGTTATATGAATACCAATCCTCAGGGAAAAGGAAATTAACATACTAGTATCCTCCAATTTTAAAGACCACTATGCTAAAGCAGTCAGTTGTTAGTGAGCACCACACTTAACCTAAGAACCCAAAGCGGGTATGAACAAAAGTTAATGGACTTTGTGACTGTTCTTTAATGACCTTTTTATTTGCAGTTCAGATTACTGAAAATGTGAGCTATAAATGAGCAAGGGTTTTTACTCTTCACAAGAATGTAATCAGATTCaacttttaataaataataacgtACATTTTTAACATCCTCTATTTTTCCACAGGGTATGGACAGTGGTTTTGCAGGTGGAGAAGATGAAATTTACAATGTTTATGATCAAGCCTGGAGAGGTGGTaaagatatggctcagaatatttaCAGGCCCAGTAAAAATCTGGACAAGGACATGTATGGTGATGACCTAGAAGCCAGGATAAAGACTAACAGGTACCAAGGCAGACAGTTTAGTTTGTGTCTGCACCAGTGAAAACAAAGTAGTTCATGGTCGTTTCTTTTTCCTTAGATTTGTTCCCGATAAGGAGTTTTCTGGTTCAGACCGTAGACAAAGAGGCCGAGAAGGACCAGTTCAGTTTGAGGAGGATCCTTTTGGTTTGGACAAATTTTTGGAAGAAGCCAAACAGCACGGTGGCTCTAAAAGACCCTCAGATAGCAGCCGCCCCAAGGAACATGAGCATGAAggcaagaagaggagaaaggagtaGATACTTTCTTCAGAGTGAATGAACTATTATTCATAACCCTAATGATGAAAGTCATATAGGGGAACACTTTGTAAATGGCCAGGATGAAAACAAAATCTGGGTGTCAGAGCCCAGCACTACTTTTTATTATAGGAGAAAGGGGGGATGGAAAAATTCTACTTtgaattatttagttttttttaaagagtgggtTGTGTTTGTGCTTTCTCCCACCTTTTGGCATTTACAGAACATACTGCCCCACACATGAAATTAAGGCCACTTCCCTTTCGAGTGACATTAGTACTTTGGGGTTAATATTTTGTCTAAGAATGACTGCTTACAAATAAAGTTAGCCCAACCACAGTGCGTAGAAAGAAGGATGTTCACATATTGGAAGTGTCCTGCCAAATGATGTTGGCCCCTTGTGCTCTGTTTTAATTTGGAGTGGGGAAAGTAAGCTCTTGCTTGGTGCAACTATCTGTTTCCAATAAAAACATTTAGACAGAATTTCCAGTTTTGTTTACTTTATTTAATAGGCAGTGATGTTCTCAAAAATCTCTCTCTTCATCAGATGTTTGGTCCCCTTGCAAAGCTTTGGGTTTTTGAGCTTGAACATGGAGCtgggaaaaaaaagcaatcacATAATAAGCACTCTAAGGAAAGGCAATGTCTGCAAAAACATTAAAACTGAAAACTGTTGTTTTATTAGGGAGTCAGCACCAGGAAGTCAAAGGATGTTATTTGTTCCTTGTACTTAAGACTCTCtgaacttcaattaaaaattgtaaatcagtctggcccaagatcacacagtaagTGGAAAAGCCAGGATTTCAACCAGGGTCTCCCTGCTGTTTCCACCGTTCTGTGTTGCATATACCTTGCTAACCATTAAAGTGTCTTCTTGTACTTCCCTTTCCAGACCTTTTAGAACTGGGCactctcccaccaccaccattctTTAACAAACATTAAATTACACATCTTCCAAAGTCCCTGTCATTTCACAGTTCTGACCTATTTAACTGATATACAGAAAGCTCATGACatgatacagaaaaatatttacctttactCCATCAATAACGTGATTTTCCTGTTGTAGTGCATTGTGAAGTTCTTCTTCTGAAGAAAATTGAATCCAACCCATACCTCTGTGAAAGCCAGTCTCTTTGtcctaaaaattcaaaatttaggAAGAGATTAATAATCATGAACTTGAGAAAGTTTCCAGGAGTTCCAAATCAAACTACCAACTTTTTCATCTGCCAAAATGgagtaaaacacattttaataaatataaaaaacccTGCTTTAATACAAATACTCTCCTATTTACCCAAAGCTTAATCTCTTAATCATAacactctctctgcttctctaccGCCActggagaaataaaatatgagtAAAGAGCTTTCTCTGTCATTCTAGATATAAACCATTAACAGCAACAGTCAAGCGAAATTTTGATCACATAAAGAAGTACTCTTCCTGTTTCTAACTTCTTCACTTCTAGAAACTAGAAAATTAACCCTTAAGACCTAGGTGCATTTCTAGTAATTTCTGAGATTAACTACCCTCATCACAActaccatcattatcatcacatGCTCCtaatgaaaaagggaaaaaaagttacCCTTATTTACCTAGTTCTAGACTTCTGGTTAATTTAAGCAGTTCTGCTACTTCCCTTTGTGCAAAAGACAGAGTGCTTATCATTCAACCTATACATCAGATTCTATATGTCTTATACATCAGAGATTCTAGTGTGCTTAGACGTACCCCGCCCAGCCCTCCAGCCCTTCTATGTAAAAAAGGCCAAGATGTCTATTCACTCAGTGTACATCATCAGTCTTGTTACAAAGTTATGTTGTGCTCTGCCCCCAAAAACACATTCTTGGAAATTGCCCCCATATACCTGGAAGGTAAGTTTATAAGTATTAACCTAGAACACAGGAAAAGTTTCTGTTAATGTC
Above is a genomic segment from Pseudorca crassidens isolate mPseCra1 chromosome 1, mPseCra1.hap1, whole genome shotgun sequence containing:
- the SLIRP gene encoding SRA stem-loop-interacting RNA-binding protein, mitochondrial isoform X2 translates to MAASAARRAVALRTNIRRPVAFVRKIPWTAASSELREHFSQFGHVRKCTVPFDKETGFHRGMGWIQFSSEEELHNALQQENHVIDGVKLHVQAQKPKALQGDQTSDEERDF
- the SLIRP gene encoding SRA stem-loop-interacting RNA-binding protein, mitochondrial isoform X1; translation: MAASAARRAVALRTNIRRPVAFVRKIPWTAASIFSSYTGELREHFSQFGHVRKCTVPFDKETGFHRGMGWIQFSSEEELHNALQQENHVIDGVKLHVQAQKPKALQGDQTSDEERDF